The following are encoded together in the Tepidiforma bonchosmolovskayae genome:
- a CDS encoding TIGR03619 family F420-dependent LLM class oxidoreductase: protein MPAPHFGVTIPQIKRTWDEAKTNAREFEAMGFDSLWVCDHLYGPQSPQIPILEAWSLVAAVAAITERVEIGTLVTPAGMRNPAHLGKVIATIDNIAGGRIIPGLGAGWMPREFTDFGVPFPPIGARMRQLRETLELLRAMWTEPEVTMDGEFVHVRNLVCEPKPVRRPPILVGGAGEKVLLRIAARHADIWNNLAAHHHALPRKIDVLREHCAAVGRDPASITISQQCLVIIAPDEAAAAPMVETAKKIFGGHMGDPTGPLAIAGSPARVREQIQRHLDLGCTMFVIEFFGRDTREPARLFAETVLPHFR from the coding sequence ATGCCGGCACCCCATTTCGGCGTCACCATCCCCCAGATTAAGCGCACCTGGGACGAAGCGAAGACCAACGCCCGCGAGTTCGAAGCCATGGGCTTCGATTCCCTCTGGGTCTGCGACCATCTCTACGGCCCGCAGTCGCCCCAGATCCCGATCCTCGAAGCCTGGTCGCTCGTCGCCGCCGTCGCCGCCATCACCGAACGGGTCGAAATCGGGACCCTCGTCACCCCCGCCGGCATGCGCAACCCGGCCCACCTCGGCAAGGTCATCGCCACCATCGACAACATCGCCGGCGGCCGCATCATCCCCGGCCTCGGCGCCGGCTGGATGCCCCGCGAATTCACCGACTTCGGCGTCCCCTTCCCGCCCATCGGCGCCCGCATGCGCCAGCTCCGCGAAACCCTCGAACTCCTCCGCGCCATGTGGACCGAGCCCGAGGTCACCATGGACGGCGAATTCGTCCACGTCCGCAACCTCGTCTGCGAGCCGAAGCCCGTCCGCAGGCCGCCCATCCTCGTCGGCGGCGCCGGCGAAAAAGTCCTCCTCCGCATCGCCGCCCGCCACGCCGATATCTGGAACAACCTCGCCGCCCACCACCACGCCCTCCCCCGCAAGATCGACGTCCTCCGCGAACACTGCGCGGCCGTCGGCCGCGACCCGGCTTCCATCACCATCAGCCAGCAGTGCCTCGTCATCATCGCACCGGATGAGGCCGCCGCTGCTCCGATGGTCGAAACCGCAAAGAAGATCTTCGGCGGCCACATGGGCGACCCCACCGGCCCGCTCGCCATCGCCGGCAGCCCTGCCCGCGTCCGCGAGCAGATTCAGCGCCACCTCGACCTCGGCTGCACGATGTTCGTCATCGAATTCTTCGGCCGCGATACCCGCGAGCCCGCCCGCCTCTTCGCCGAGACCGTCCTCCCCCACTTCCGCTAG
- the metH gene encoding methionine synthase, with amino-acid sequence MYRPRDLPLLNRLQDQVLYAAGPIGSTLLSLNLGPEAYVAPDGEAHEGCPEWLNVASPHILEGIYASFYEVGVDAVDSCSFGANPVVLAEFGLADRTRELNRLAAQVIGRVRDRYATPEWPRYAFGTIGPGTRLPSLGHITYDEIKHGWREQCIGLLEGGIDVLKVETCQDLLQTKAALAAAADAMEITGRRVPVIASVTIESTGTMLLGSDIAAALATLEPLDVVDIVGINCATGPEQMVEHVRYLAQHSRRPVFIGPNAGLPEVIDGRACYTLSPEEFARYQKIFVEEFGTSIVAGCCGTTPAMFAEAIRVIGRPRPKERPTRYEPAAASLYTAVPIKQDTSFLVVGERTNATGSRAFRDLLLAGDVDGMVALAREQAAEGAHVIDVMVDYVGRDGPADMHRVVSAFRTQVAVPLVFDSTEVAVIETALKLYGGRAIVNSINLEDGERKITRLLPLIKEHGAAAVALTIDEEGQARTAEWKLRVARRIYDIAVNRYGMEPGDLLFDCLTFPLTSGQEELRRDAIETLEAIRRVKEELPGVHTILGVSNCSFGLKPAARRVLNSVFLHEAVEHGLDAAIVNARQILPLSRIPEEQLETARDLIYDRRRDGYDPLTHFISLFETAEKEQRPASDPAHRAPVEERLRRRIIDGDRRGLHDDLEEALARFDPLTIINEHLLPAMREVGDLFGAGKMQLPFVLQSAETMKAAVAFLEPYMERVEGQSKGKVVLATVRGDVHDIGKNLVDIILTNNGYTTYNLGIKQPISNIIEKAQEVGADVIGLSGLLVKSTVVMREDLEELNARELFHYPVILGGAALTRKYVEHELRQVYKGHVYYAQDAFEGLATLDRIIPALREGKPLPDLSRTAGRPTDEDSGYDRVADPNAAPAPSEHDYAPSDIERGVPIPTPPFWGSRVVRGIPLREIYPYINEIALFRGQWGYQRGDRPEDEYARFIEEEVRPIFRRWQERAIAEQLLLPAVVYGYFPALAEKNDLVVWPSVEDGRPVGEPVRFRFPRQPSGRRLCIADFFRSFEEAAADPSGPQFDVVALSLVTMGPRASEFAQELFQANEYRDYLHWHGFAVEAAEALAEYWHKRVRQELGIAGKDAADIRKLFALGYQGCRYSFGYPACPDLEEQTKMAVLLRPERIGVELSETFQWHPEQTTAAVIVHHPGARYFVIR; translated from the coding sequence ATGTACAGACCGCGTGACCTTCCCCTGCTCAACCGCCTGCAGGACCAGGTGCTCTATGCCGCAGGGCCCATCGGCTCCACGCTGCTCTCGCTCAACCTCGGCCCCGAGGCCTACGTCGCCCCCGATGGCGAAGCCCACGAAGGCTGCCCCGAATGGCTCAACGTGGCCAGCCCCCACATCCTCGAAGGCATCTACGCATCCTTCTACGAGGTGGGCGTCGACGCCGTCGATAGCTGCTCCTTCGGCGCCAACCCCGTCGTCCTCGCCGAGTTCGGCCTCGCCGATCGCACCCGCGAGCTGAACCGCCTCGCCGCCCAGGTCATCGGCCGCGTCCGCGACCGCTACGCCACACCCGAGTGGCCCCGCTACGCCTTCGGTACCATCGGCCCTGGCACCCGCCTCCCCTCCCTCGGCCACATCACCTACGACGAAATCAAGCACGGCTGGCGCGAGCAGTGCATCGGCCTCCTCGAAGGCGGCATCGACGTCCTCAAAGTCGAAACCTGCCAGGACCTCCTCCAGACGAAGGCCGCCCTCGCCGCCGCCGCCGACGCCATGGAGATCACCGGCCGCCGGGTGCCCGTCATCGCCTCCGTCACCATCGAATCGACCGGCACCATGCTGCTCGGCTCCGATATCGCCGCCGCCCTCGCCACCCTCGAACCGCTCGACGTCGTCGATATCGTCGGCATCAACTGCGCCACCGGCCCCGAGCAGATGGTCGAGCATGTCCGTTACCTCGCGCAGCACTCCCGCCGGCCCGTCTTCATCGGCCCCAACGCCGGCCTCCCCGAGGTCATCGACGGCCGCGCCTGCTACACCCTCTCCCCCGAAGAGTTCGCCCGCTACCAGAAGATCTTCGTCGAGGAGTTCGGCACCTCGATCGTGGCCGGCTGCTGCGGAACCACCCCCGCCATGTTCGCCGAGGCGATCCGCGTCATCGGCCGGCCCCGCCCGAAGGAGCGCCCCACCCGCTACGAGCCGGCCGCCGCCTCCCTCTACACCGCCGTCCCCATCAAACAGGACACCTCCTTCCTCGTCGTCGGCGAGCGTACCAACGCCACCGGCTCCCGCGCCTTCCGCGACCTCCTCCTCGCCGGGGACGTCGACGGCATGGTCGCCCTCGCCCGCGAACAGGCCGCCGAAGGCGCCCACGTCATCGATGTCATGGTCGATTACGTCGGCCGCGACGGCCCCGCCGACATGCACCGCGTCGTTTCCGCCTTCCGCACGCAGGTCGCCGTCCCGCTCGTCTTCGACAGCACCGAAGTCGCCGTCATCGAAACCGCCCTCAAGCTCTACGGCGGCCGCGCCATCGTCAACTCCATCAACCTCGAGGACGGCGAGCGGAAAATCACGAGGCTCCTCCCCCTCATCAAGGAGCACGGCGCCGCCGCCGTCGCCCTCACCATCGACGAGGAGGGCCAGGCCCGCACCGCCGAGTGGAAGCTCCGCGTCGCCCGCCGCATCTATGACATCGCCGTCAACCGCTACGGCATGGAGCCCGGCGACCTCCTCTTCGACTGTCTCACCTTCCCCCTGACCAGCGGCCAGGAGGAGCTCCGCCGCGACGCTATCGAAACCCTCGAAGCCATCCGCCGCGTCAAAGAGGAGCTCCCCGGCGTCCACACCATCCTCGGCGTCTCCAACTGCTCCTTCGGCCTCAAGCCGGCCGCCCGCCGCGTCCTCAACTCCGTCTTCCTCCACGAAGCAGTCGAGCACGGCCTCGATGCCGCCATCGTCAACGCCCGGCAGATCCTCCCCCTCAGCCGCATCCCCGAAGAGCAGCTCGAAACCGCCCGCGACCTCATTTACGACCGCCGCCGCGACGGCTACGACCCGCTCACCCACTTCATCTCCCTCTTCGAGACCGCCGAAAAGGAGCAGCGCCCGGCGAGCGACCCGGCTCACCGCGCGCCCGTCGAAGAGCGCCTCCGCCGCCGCATCATCGACGGCGACCGCCGCGGCCTCCACGACGACCTCGAAGAGGCTCTCGCCCGCTTCGACCCGCTCACCATCATCAACGAGCACCTCCTCCCCGCGATGCGCGAGGTCGGCGACCTCTTCGGCGCCGGCAAGATGCAGCTCCCCTTCGTCCTCCAGTCCGCAGAGACGATGAAGGCCGCCGTCGCCTTCCTCGAGCCGTACATGGAGCGCGTCGAAGGCCAGTCCAAGGGTAAGGTCGTCCTCGCAACCGTCCGCGGCGACGTCCACGATATCGGCAAGAACCTCGTCGATATCATCCTCACGAATAACGGCTACACAACCTACAACCTCGGCATCAAGCAGCCGATCTCCAATATCATCGAAAAGGCCCAGGAGGTCGGCGCCGATGTCATCGGCCTCTCCGGCCTCCTCGTCAAAAGCACCGTCGTCATGCGCGAGGACCTCGAAGAGCTGAACGCCCGCGAGCTCTTCCACTACCCCGTCATCCTCGGCGGCGCCGCCCTCACCCGGAAGTACGTCGAGCACGAACTCCGCCAGGTCTACAAGGGCCACGTCTACTACGCACAGGACGCCTTCGAAGGGCTCGCCACCCTCGACCGCATCATCCCGGCCCTCCGCGAAGGCAAACCCCTGCCCGACCTCTCCCGCACGGCCGGCCGCCCGACGGACGAAGATTCCGGCTACGACCGCGTCGCCGACCCGAACGCCGCCCCCGCCCCCTCCGAACACGACTACGCCCCCTCCGATATCGAGCGCGGCGTCCCCATCCCCACCCCGCCCTTCTGGGGCTCCCGCGTGGTCCGCGGCATCCCCCTCCGCGAGATCTACCCGTACATCAACGAAATCGCGCTCTTCCGCGGGCAGTGGGGCTACCAGCGCGGCGACCGCCCCGAAGACGAGTACGCCCGCTTCATCGAAGAAGAAGTGCGCCCCATCTTCCGCCGCTGGCAGGAGCGCGCCATCGCCGAGCAGCTCCTCCTCCCGGCCGTCGTCTACGGCTATTTCCCGGCCCTCGCCGAGAAGAACGACCTCGTCGTCTGGCCCTCCGTCGAAGATGGCCGGCCCGTCGGCGAACCGGTCCGCTTCCGCTTTCCCCGCCAGCCAAGCGGCCGCCGCCTCTGCATCGCCGACTTCTTCCGCTCCTTCGAAGAGGCCGCCGCCGACCCGTCCGGACCGCAGTTCGACGTCGTCGCCCTCTCCCTCGTCACCATGGGCCCCCGCGCCAGCGAGTTCGCCCAGGAGCTCTTCCAGGCGAACGAGTACCGCGACTACCTCCACTGGCACGGCTTCGCGGTCGAAGCCGCCGAGGCCCTCGCGGAGTACTGGCACAAGCGCGTCCGCCAGGAGCTCGGCATCGCCGGCAAGGACGCCGCCGACATCCGCAAGCTCTTCGCCCTCGGCTACCAAGGCTGCCGCTACAGCTTCGGCTATCCCGCCTGCCCCGACCTCGAAGAGCAAACGAAGATGGCCGTCCTCCTCCGCCCCGAGCGGATCGGCGTCGAACTCTCCGAAACCTTCCAGTGGCACCCCGAGCAGACCACCGCCGCCGTCATCGTCCACCACCCCGGCGCGCGCTACTTCGTCATCCGCTGA
- a CDS encoding DUF983 domain-containing protein, translating into MHDGSAAGIAADRAAYPAYGVGRRVVAALRMRCPRCCRGGVWAGPFRMRERCAVCGLAFEREPGYFTGAMYASYFIGLFVTLPVWLWMLLAGAPFGAILGAAFGLVALVTPAAFHYSRVAWMQIDAYFNPGTFAEDVPG; encoded by the coding sequence ATGCACGACGGGTCGGCAGCGGGGATTGCAGCGGACCGGGCGGCGTACCCGGCGTACGGGGTTGGCCGGCGGGTGGTCGCCGCGCTGCGGATGCGCTGCCCGCGGTGCTGCCGGGGCGGGGTATGGGCGGGGCCGTTCCGGATGCGGGAGCGATGTGCGGTGTGCGGGCTGGCGTTCGAGCGGGAGCCTGGGTACTTCACCGGGGCGATGTACGCGAGCTACTTCATCGGGCTGTTCGTGACGCTGCCCGTGTGGCTGTGGATGCTGCTGGCCGGGGCGCCGTTCGGGGCGATTCTCGGGGCGGCGTTCGGGCTGGTGGCGCTGGTGACGCCCGCGGCGTTCCACTACTCGCGGGTGGCGTGGATGCAGATCGACGCGTACTTCAACCCTGGGACGTTCGCCGAGGATGTGCCGGGATGA